The genomic window TGCGCGCCGCGGGCTAGACCCCCCGAACGAGGCTGATCGGTTCACCGGCGGGTCATCGGCGCGCCATCCGCCGTTCATGCGGTGGGCACCGACCGGTCTGCCCACGGGTCCACGCTCGAACCCTCACGCGTTCGAGGGGAGCACCACGATGACCATCACGCCCGACCGAGCAACGGCCGTCTCCACGGGGGAGCGGACCATGCTGCCGATCGCCGCGCACGCCCGGGGCAAGCGATCGCCGGTGACCTGCCGGCTGAAGTGCGCCGACGCCTGCGATCGCCCCGAGTGCAACACCTCGGGCAACCCGACGTTCCGCTCGATCGCTGCGGCGGCCTTCAGCCGTCGGTCGCTGTTCGGCGGCGCGGCCGCGGGGGCGCTCACGATCGCGGCCGCCTCGGGCACGAGCGGCTCGGCCGCGGCGAGCCCCGGCCCCGGCGGGCTCCCGTTCGACCCCATCGCGCCCGTCGACGCGACGATCGATGCGGTCGTCGTGCCGAACGGATACCGCTGGCAGCCCCTCATCCGCTGGGGCGACCCGCTCTTCGCCGACGCCCCGATCTTCGACATCGGCGCCCAGAGCGCGGCCGCCCAGGCGCGGCAGTTCGGGTACAACAACGACTACCTCGACATCCTCGTCGACCCCTCCGGGCTCACGGGCGTGCTCGTCGCCAACCACGAGTACGTCAACCCGGCGATCATGTTCCCGCCGAGCGACGACCCCGCCGAGCTCCGCCGGCGCGGCGAGATCTTCCAGGCCGCGCAGGGTCTGAGCGTCGTCGAGGTCGTGCGCGACTCCGTCGGCGCCCCCTGGCGCACCGTCGTGGGCGGCGCCCGCAACCGCCGCATCACGGTGACGACGCCCTTCGCGGTCGAGGGCCCCGCGCGCGGCTCCTCGCTGCTGCGCACCGCCGCCGACCCCGGGGGCCGGGTGGTGCTCGGCACCCTCGGGAACTGCGCGGGGGGCACGACGCCGTGGGGCACCATCCTCTCGGGCGAGGAGAACTTCAACGGGTACTTCGTCGCCTCGGCGTCGAGCCCCGAGCGCGCGCGCTACGGCTTCAGCGAGAGCCCCACCTCCACCGGCTGGGAGACCTGGGACTCCCGCTTCGACGCCCGCGCGGCCGGCTCCGAGAACGAGCCGAACCGCTTCGGCTGGATCGTCGAGATCGACCCGCAGGATCCGACCTCGACCCCCGTCAAGCACACCGCCATGGGGCGCTTCAAGCACGAGGGGGCGAACGTGCGCGTCGACGACGATGGTCGCGTCGTCGCCTACATGGGCGACGACGAGCGCGGCGACTACCTCTACAAGTTCGTCTCGCGGTTCCGCATGGACCGCGGGGTCGGCCAGGCCGCCCGCCGCAACAATCGTCGACTGCTCACCGAGGGCGACCTCTTCGTCGCCCGGTTCTCCGGCGACTCGCCCGCCGCGGAGATCGACGGCTCGGGGCGCCTGCCCTCCGACGGCGCCTTCGACGGCGTCGGGGAGTGGATCCCGCTCACGCGCGGACGCGCGAGCGCCGTCCCCGGCATGACGCTCGACGAGGTGCTCGTGCACACCCGGTTGGCCGCCGATGCCGTCGGGGCGACCAAGATGGATCGCTGCGAGGACGTGGAGCCGCACCCGACGACGGGCCGCGTCTACATCGCCTGCACGAACAACACCCAGCGCGGGACGGCCGTGCCGGTCGACGAGGCCAACCCCCGCCTGGCGAACCGCGACGGGCACGTCATCGAGCTCGAGGAGGAGCAGGGCGCGGGCGGTCGCACGTTCCGGTGGAGCATCCTGCTGCTCTGCGGCGACCCCGCCGGGGCGGCCCTCACCTACTTCGCCGGCTTCCCGGCGGATCGCGTGTCGCCGATCTCCTGCCCCGACAACGTCGCCTTCGACTCCGAGGGCAACCTCTGGATCTCGACCGACGGGGCCCCGAGCACGATCCGCCGGAACGACGGCCTGTTCAAGGTGCCCCTCGAGGGCGCGGAGCGCGGTCGCGTGCAGCAGTTCCTCTCCGTTCCGCGCGACGCGGAGGTCTGCGGACCGGTCATCCGCAACGCGGAGGGCATGGTGCTGGTCGCCGTCCAGCATCCGGGTGAGGACGGCGCATGGGATGCCCCCACCTCCCTCTTCCCCGATTACGGCGTGCCCGGCCCCGGCCAGGCGCCCGCCGCACCGCGCCCCTCCGTCATGCAGGTCTGGCGCGGCTGACCCGCTCGACCCCGCGCGACCGGGCCCCTCGCCTTACCGGCGGGGGGCCTTCTGCGTGCCTGCGTGCACGGCGTCCTTCGCCCGGGTCGTGGGGATCGGGCCCGTGACGCTGAGCTCGTCCTGCCATTGCTCGACGCCGCGCACCTCGGGCAGGCGGTCGCGGGTGAAGACCGGGTCGCGTCCCTCTGCGCGCTGCGCGCGATAGTCGCGCAGCAGCTTCAGAGCGACTCCCGAGAGCAGCGCGATAGCGGTGAGGTTGACAAGCGCCATCAGGCCCATCACCTGGTCGGCCGTCGTCCAGACGAGCGAGGTCGACACGACCGCGCCGATCACCACGGCGGCGATCACGAGAACGCGGTACACCCGGCGAGCAGTCGCGCTGGAGGTGATGAAGGCCAGGTTGGACTCGCCGTAGTAGTAGTTGCCCAGGATCGAGCTGAACGCGAGGAGGAAGATCACGACGGCGAGCAGGATGCCCGCCCCGCTGCCGAGCGTCGTGACGATGGCCTGCTGGGTGAGGTCGACGCCGCGCTCGGCGGCCGAGAGGTCGGGGTTCGTCACGAGGATGATGAACGCCGTGATCGAGCAGATGAGGAAGGTGTCGAAGTAGACGCCGAGGGTCTGCACGAGCCCTTGCTTGACGGGATGGGTCACCGCGGCCGAGGCCCCCGCGTTCGGCGCGGAACCGAGCCCGGCTTCGTTCGAGAACATGCCGCGCTGCACGCCGACGAGGATGATCGTGCCGATCGCGCCGCCCGCGACCGAGGACGGGTCGAAGGCGCTTCCGTAGATCTCGGCGAAGACCCGCGGCACCTCGCCGACGTTGATGCCGACGATCACGAGGCCGATGAGCAGGTAGAGAAGCGCCATCGCGGGGACGATGGCCTGCGTGACGCTCGCGATGCGCCGGATGCCGCCGAAGATGACGAGCGCCGTGAGCACGGCGAGGGTGCCGGCGACGGCCCACGGGATCCATCCCGGGGCCTCGGCGCCGACGGCGCCGGTGACGGTCGCCGTGATGGTGTTGGCCTGCACGCTCGAGAAGACGAAGGGGAAGCAGGTGATGAGGAGGACGGCGAAGAGGATCCCCATCCAGCGCTGCCCGAGACCCCGCTGCATGTAGTACGCCGGGCCGCCGCGGAAGCCCTCGGAATCCTTCGTCTTGTAGAGCTGGCCGAGGGTGGACTCGATGAAGGAGGACGCCCCGCCGATGAAGGCCATCGTCCACATCCAGAAGATCGCGCCCGGGCCGCCCACCGCGAGGGCCGTGGCGACGCCGGCGATGTTGCCCACCCCGACCCGGGAGGCGGCGCTGACGGTGAAGGCCCCGAACGCCGAGATCGACTGCGGGCGGCCGTCGGCGTCGGCGGGGGTGCGGTCGGTCAGCGTGGAGAACATCGCGGGGATCATCCGCAGCTGCACGACCCCGGTGCGCACCGTGAAGTACAGGCCGAGCCCGATCACGACGGGGAGCACCAGCCAGCTCCAGAGGGTGCCGCCTGCAGCGGCGATGACGGATTCGAGGGAGGCGAGGAGGTCGTCCATCCGGTCAGAGTAGTCATCCGGCGGCATGGGTGCGCGGCCTATCACGGGGCAGGGCGCGGAGGTTCTCGGGTACCGTAGGGGGCGACCGACCGCCCTGCGTCAGCGCGGCCGGCGTCGCCAATCGAATAGTGGAGGTACCGACGTGGACATCGATCTTGCCGTTCTGAGGATGATGGAGCGCGAGCGGGAGATCCCGTTCGACGAGCTGGTGGCCATCATCGAGCAGGCCATCCTCACCGCGTACCTCAAGCACACCGATCAGTCCGACGAGCGCGGCACCGACGCCCCGCAGCCCCGCGTCGAGCTCGACCGCAAGACGGGCCACGTCACGGTGTACGCGCCCGAGTTCGACGAGGAGGGTGTGCTGATCGGGGAGGCCCCCGACAGCCCCGACGACTTCGGCCGCATCGCCGCCTTCGCCGCGAAGCAGGTCATCAACCAGCGCCTGCGCGACATCGGCGACGACAAGGTGCTCGGCGAGTTCAAGGGGCGCGAGGGCGACATCATCGCCGGCGTCATCCAGCAGGGGCCGAACCCGCGCATGATCCACATCGACCTCGGGTCGATCGAGGCGATCCTGCCGCCGGAGGAGCAGGTGCCGGGCGAGGACTACGCCCACGGACGGCGCATCCGTGTCTACGTCACGAGCGTGTCGAAGGGCATGAAGGGCCCGTCGATCACCGTGAGCCGCACCCACCCCTCCCTGGTGCGCAAGCTCTTCGCCCTCGAGGTGCCCGAGATCGCGAACGGCACCGTCGAGATCACCTCCCTCGCCCGCGAGGCCGGTCACCGCACCAAGATCGCGGTGCGGTCCACCGTTCCGGGCGTCAACGCCAAGGGAGCCTGCATCGGCGAGCTCGGTCAGCGCGTGCGCGCGGTGACGAACGAGCTCGGCAACGAAAAGATCGACATCGTCGACTTCAGCGATGACCTGGCGACCTTCGTCAAGCAGGCGCTCTCGCCCGCGAAGGTCACCGACGCCTTCGTCATCGACCCCGCCACGAAGGCGGTGCGCGCTCTCGTCCCCGACTACCAGCTCTCGCTCGCGATCGGCAAGGAGGGGCAGAACGCCCGCCTCGCTGCGAAACTCACCGGGGCCCGGATCGATATTCAGCCCGACTCCGTCATGGAGGACTGAGCAGCTCGCACCCGCGACACGCCCATCATGAGCATCCCGACACCGAGGGGGTAGGATGGAACCCGTCAGAACGTGCATCGGCTGCCGTCGGCGTGCGCCACAGGGCTCTCTCACGAGGGTCGTGGCCCGCGGCGAGACGGCCGTGCCGGATTCCTCGCCCCGGTCGCCGGGTCGAGGGGCGTGGGTGCATGCCACCCGCGACTGCATCGAGACCGCGATGTCGCGCCGGGCCTTCGGGCGGGCGCTGCGCGTCGCGGGTCCGCTCGATGCGGCCCCGGTTCTGGCAGTGATCGGATCCGCCGGATCCCCGAGAGAACAGGCTGATCGGCCAATGGACAACTAATGAGCGGCTCGAAATGAGACCCGTCCACTACTAGTGGTCCGCCCCTGCCTGGGAGCGGATCCCAGACAGGAGATAAGAAGTGGCTGGAAAACCACGCGTGCACGAGATCGCGAGCGAGCTCGGCATCGAAAGCAAGGTCGCCCTCGAGAAG from Microcella daejeonensis includes these protein-coding regions:
- the nusA gene encoding transcription termination factor NusA, giving the protein MDIDLAVLRMMEREREIPFDELVAIIEQAILTAYLKHTDQSDERGTDAPQPRVELDRKTGHVTVYAPEFDEEGVLIGEAPDSPDDFGRIAAFAAKQVINQRLRDIGDDKVLGEFKGREGDIIAGVIQQGPNPRMIHIDLGSIEAILPPEEQVPGEDYAHGRRIRVYVTSVSKGMKGPSITVSRTHPSLVRKLFALEVPEIANGTVEITSLAREAGHRTKIAVRSTVPGVNAKGACIGELGQRVRAVTNELGNEKIDIVDFSDDLATFVKQALSPAKVTDAFVIDPATKAVRALVPDYQLSLAIGKEGQNARLAAKLTGARIDIQPDSVMED
- a CDS encoding PhoX family protein; translated protein: MTITPDRATAVSTGERTMLPIAAHARGKRSPVTCRLKCADACDRPECNTSGNPTFRSIAAAAFSRRSLFGGAAAGALTIAAASGTSGSAAASPGPGGLPFDPIAPVDATIDAVVVPNGYRWQPLIRWGDPLFADAPIFDIGAQSAAAQARQFGYNNDYLDILVDPSGLTGVLVANHEYVNPAIMFPPSDDPAELRRRGEIFQAAQGLSVVEVVRDSVGAPWRTVVGGARNRRITVTTPFAVEGPARGSSLLRTAADPGGRVVLGTLGNCAGGTTPWGTILSGEENFNGYFVASASSPERARYGFSESPTSTGWETWDSRFDARAAGSENEPNRFGWIVEIDPQDPTSTPVKHTAMGRFKHEGANVRVDDDGRVVAYMGDDERGDYLYKFVSRFRMDRGVGQAARRNNRRLLTEGDLFVARFSGDSPAAEIDGSGRLPSDGAFDGVGEWIPLTRGRASAVPGMTLDEVLVHTRLAADAVGATKMDRCEDVEPHPTTGRVYIACTNNTQRGTAVPVDEANPRLANRDGHVIELEEEQGAGGRTFRWSILLLCGDPAGAALTYFAGFPADRVSPISCPDNVAFDSEGNLWISTDGAPSTIRRNDGLFKVPLEGAERGRVQQFLSVPRDAEVCGPVIRNAEGMVLVAVQHPGEDGAWDAPTSLFPDYGVPGPGQAPAAPRPSVMQVWRG
- a CDS encoding alanine/glycine:cation symporter family protein: MDDLLASLESVIAAAGGTLWSWLVLPVVIGLGLYFTVRTGVVQLRMIPAMFSTLTDRTPADADGRPQSISAFGAFTVSAASRVGVGNIAGVATALAVGGPGAIFWMWTMAFIGGASSFIESTLGQLYKTKDSEGFRGGPAYYMQRGLGQRWMGILFAVLLITCFPFVFSSVQANTITATVTGAVGAEAPGWIPWAVAGTLAVLTALVIFGGIRRIASVTQAIVPAMALLYLLIGLVIVGINVGEVPRVFAEIYGSAFDPSSVAGGAIGTIILVGVQRGMFSNEAGLGSAPNAGASAAVTHPVKQGLVQTLGVYFDTFLICSITAFIILVTNPDLSAAERGVDLTQQAIVTTLGSGAGILLAVVIFLLAFSSILGNYYYGESNLAFITSSATARRVYRVLVIAAVVIGAVVSTSLVWTTADQVMGLMALVNLTAIALLSGVALKLLRDYRAQRAEGRDPVFTRDRLPEVRGVEQWQDELSVTGPIPTTRAKDAVHAGTQKAPRR
- a CDS encoding YlxR family protein, giving the protein MEPVRTCIGCRRRAPQGSLTRVVARGETAVPDSSPRSPGRGAWVHATRDCIETAMSRRAFGRALRVAGPLDAAPVLAVIGSAGSPREQADRPMDN